From a region of the Paenibacillus crassostreae genome:
- a CDS encoding DUF7669 domain-containing protein, translating into MMSEVIDMRSNYRDEILAVVHEIVKRKRINEFKVVEVVDHMLNMNPNLKASTIRTHLTSRCCVNANANHAVTYNDYERIKRGVYRLYERESKKLYFVDVNVENNSLLALDFEMNQEEDGRVGVSFFDTNRGRGFLGKVLVQEDDGFVFLTEQGDVMTFRVATVEEYDLIWRRSVEGNVRSFRSDEELHKWYNDRFLGE; encoded by the coding sequence ATGATGTCTGAAGTTATTGATATGAGGAGTAATTATCGAGATGAAATATTAGCCGTAGTGCATGAGATCGTAAAGAGAAAGCGGATAAATGAGTTTAAGGTTGTAGAGGTTGTCGATCATATGTTAAATATGAATCCAAATTTGAAAGCCTCGACTATTCGAACGCACCTCACATCCAGATGCTGTGTTAACGCGAATGCTAATCATGCTGTAACGTATAACGATTATGAGCGGATTAAAAGAGGGGTATATCGATTATACGAACGAGAATCCAAGAAACTCTATTTCGTTGATGTAAATGTCGAAAATAACTCTTTACTTGCATTAGATTTTGAGATGAATCAGGAAGAAGATGGAAGGGTGGGAGTCAGCTTTTTTGATACAAACAGAGGCAGAGGGTTCCTAGGGAAAGTATTGGTTCAAGAGGACGATGGATTTGTCTTTCTGACCGAACAAGGGGATGTGATGACATTCCGAGTAGCGACTGTTGAAGAATACGATTTGATTTGGCGGCGGTCTGTTGAAGGAAATGTGCGGAGCTTTAGATCGGATGAGGAATTGCATAAGTGGTACAATGACAGATTTTTAGGAGAATGA
- a CDS encoding CAP domain-containing protein → MPIYKEQRSPLRGLIGRFALCTIIVALLLSGIGLGPAGTALAEGMVDSSSGYTQDQLDALNYLNSVRAKLGLKSVTLNASITKAAQLHAVYYNINNVQASLSAHKETQGNPGFMGVSVYDRMKASGWTSGSRGYASGEVMHYGQTTSTNAMIGWLNTAYHRQIILSPKYTEIGIGLADGTAVVDLGGLGTSLPIDGGIAVYPYDGMKDVEVGFYGHENPNPLSQFGVKSSGYIISATTVNKMTWYEATITDEDGVQIPFNEELRGDTLFLYPKSVLKGFKTYKVSLSYQVDSQSDKLNKTWSFVTGMGPKLISLTPTVKEIVINEGDEQALYAQGYFDNGITDSFSELGYTSSNSAGLSVSSAGIAKGIKAGSYTVSMFSGTIKTQLKIKVLPKLKTKVYMPIDSSKMKDISGNSAQSSIEWAMRSGLMTGYSNGLFKPNASVSEAEFWTMFLRLFKVDYEAYSPAKKVHWADGAYKIAQDRNFPLDGLKIATVKDKPITRKKVAEIMTAADGVNYKADEAIYYALAKNYVQGVTERSIEGYQGNVTLTRAEAAKMLKYVEGKLKELRGAPTSLSPSSELPEFPENELYVKPTTYSDNTFFTQFHADRSLTLEGKFTRHAGKKLTVMVQTGGDSPMQIEDVEVVLGLDGSYSITTGHYDQESLNLYLKTEEAYYFLRVNYDSMNMSEY, encoded by the coding sequence ATGCCTATTTACAAAGAACAACGTTCTCCTCTTAGAGGCTTAATCGGGCGTTTTGCCCTCTGTACCATTATAGTCGCCTTACTTTTATCGGGTATAGGTCTTGGACCAGCTGGGACTGCGCTAGCAGAAGGAATGGTCGATTCCTCCTCTGGCTACACGCAGGATCAGCTCGATGCGCTGAATTACTTGAACAGCGTACGTGCCAAGCTTGGATTGAAGTCTGTGACGCTGAATGCTAGCATTACGAAGGCTGCTCAATTACACGCCGTTTATTACAATATCAACAATGTACAAGCGAGCCTAAGTGCGCACAAGGAAACACAGGGCAATCCCGGCTTCATGGGTGTTTCGGTATATGATCGAATGAAAGCATCCGGATGGACGTCAGGATCTCGCGGTTATGCTTCCGGCGAAGTCATGCATTATGGTCAAACTACAAGTACCAACGCCATGATAGGCTGGTTGAATACAGCTTATCATCGCCAAATTATTCTTAGTCCCAAATATACTGAAATCGGCATCGGACTAGCAGATGGTACAGCCGTAGTTGACTTGGGGGGGCTAGGTACATCACTACCTATCGATGGAGGGATTGCCGTCTATCCATATGATGGGATGAAGGACGTCGAAGTTGGCTTTTACGGGCATGAAAACCCTAACCCGTTAAGCCAGTTCGGCGTGAAGAGTTCTGGGTATATTATTTCTGCAACGACGGTCAATAAGATGACCTGGTATGAAGCGACCATTACTGACGAAGATGGCGTTCAAATCCCTTTTAATGAAGAATTGCGTGGGGACACGTTGTTCCTATATCCTAAATCAGTATTAAAAGGATTTAAAACCTATAAAGTATCGTTGTCCTATCAAGTGGACTCGCAATCCGATAAGCTGAACAAAACATGGTCTTTCGTAACGGGTATGGGTCCGAAGCTGATCAGCCTAACTCCAACAGTCAAGGAGATCGTCATCAACGAGGGCGACGAGCAAGCCCTTTATGCACAAGGTTACTTTGACAACGGAATAACGGACAGCTTCAGCGAGCTGGGCTATACGAGTAGCAACTCTGCTGGTTTAAGCGTCTCCTCGGCTGGGATCGCCAAGGGTATCAAGGCTGGCAGTTATACCGTATCGATGTTCTCTGGAACGATTAAAACACAATTGAAGATTAAAGTACTGCCTAAACTGAAGACAAAAGTTTACATGCCAATAGATTCCTCCAAGATGAAGGATATTTCCGGTAACTCTGCACAATCCTCTATCGAATGGGCCATGCGTTCAGGTCTTATGACTGGTTACAGCAACGGCTTGTTTAAACCGAACGCGAGCGTAAGCGAGGCTGAATTTTGGACGATGTTCCTGCGATTGTTCAAGGTCGACTACGAGGCTTACAGTCCTGCGAAGAAAGTACACTGGGCAGACGGCGCTTACAAGATCGCCCAGGATCGCAACTTCCCTCTGGACGGATTGAAAATAGCCACTGTCAAAGACAAGCCGATTACACGTAAGAAAGTAGCTGAAATCATGACGGCTGCAGACGGTGTTAATTACAAAGCTGATGAAGCTATTTATTATGCACTAGCTAAAAATTATGTACAAGGGGTGACAGAGCGGTCTATAGAAGGCTATCAAGGCAACGTCACGTTGACTCGTGCGGAAGCAGCAAAGATGCTGAAATATGTGGAAGGAAAGCTGAAAGAACTTCGCGGTGCTCCGACTTCTCTATCACCTAGCTCGGAACTGCCCGAATTCCCGGAAAATGAACTGTATGTGAAGCCTACAACCTACTCAGATAACACCTTTTTCACCCAATTCCATGCCGATCGGTCACTGACACTTGAAGGGAAATTCACTCGACATGCGGGGAAAAAGCTGACGGTAATGGTTCAGACAGGGGGAGATAGCCCTATGCAAATCGAGGATGTTGAGGTTGTACTAGGCCTTGATGGCAGCTACTCCATCACGACTGGCCATTATGATCAAGAATCATTGAATCTGTACTTGAAAACGGAAGAAGCTTATTATTTTCTTCGTGTGAATTACGATAGCATGAACATGAGCGAATATTAG
- a CDS encoding topoisomerase DNA-binding C4 zinc finger domain-containing protein encodes MVKSDAGKNGKVAAFKAYNTNRYVEILKQPKVCSVCGGFIVRKNGKFGPFDSCSNYPRCKSKE; translated from the coding sequence ATGGTAAAATCTGATGCTGGTAAAAACGGTAAGGTTGCAGCGTTTAAGGCTTATAATACAAACCGTTATGTTGAAATTCTTAAACAACCTAAAGTCTGTTCTGTGTGTGGAGGATTTATTGTGCGTAAAAATGGGAAGTTTGGACCGTTTGATAGTTGTAGCAACTATCCCAGATGTAAAAGTAAAGAATAA
- a CDS encoding ArdC family protein: protein MTQKIYEMVTKRILEMLDAGVIPWRRPWSVNGAVNWKTQKPYRGINTLLLMPGEYATFKQIAEAGGKVKKGATSHIVVFWKWLEKENKDSNEKEKVPLLRFYRVFDIKTQCEGLESKRQDETFEHDPIVDAEAIQTGYTDAPPISFLSGRAYYMPASDHISIPPLQDYPKAEEYYSTLFHEMVHSTGHRSRLNRPGIEEFAAFGDENYSKEELIAEIGAAMLCASCGIDNSTIENSAAYIGSWHRKLKSEPSLIIQAAGKAQRAVDYILNVTFEQEA, encoded by the coding sequence ATGACTCAAAAAATATATGAAATGGTTACAAAACGTATTCTAGAAATGTTAGATGCAGGTGTTATCCCATGGAGAAGGCCTTGGAGTGTAAATGGGGCTGTTAATTGGAAAACACAAAAACCGTATAGAGGGATTAACACGTTACTGCTAATGCCTGGAGAATATGCGACATTTAAGCAAATCGCAGAGGCAGGCGGAAAAGTTAAGAAAGGTGCTACATCGCATATCGTTGTGTTTTGGAAGTGGTTAGAGAAAGAAAACAAAGATTCGAACGAAAAAGAAAAAGTACCGTTGCTCCGTTTTTATCGGGTGTTTGATATTAAAACACAATGTGAAGGGCTTGAGAGCAAGCGGCAAGACGAAACTTTTGAACATGACCCTATCGTAGACGCTGAAGCTATCCAAACAGGTTATACTGATGCACCACCAATTTCTTTTTTATCTGGGCGGGCTTACTATATGCCGGCATCGGATCACATCAGCATTCCACCATTGCAGGATTACCCAAAAGCCGAGGAATACTACTCGACTTTATTTCATGAAATGGTTCACAGCACGGGTCACCGTAGCCGCTTAAATCGTCCAGGTATTGAGGAGTTCGCGGCGTTTGGAGATGAAAACTATTCGAAAGAAGAATTGATCGCTGAAATTGGCGCCGCTATGCTTTGCGCGAGTTGTGGAATAGATAATAGTACGATTGAAAACAGTGCGGCTTATATTGGTTCATGGCATCGGAAGTTAAAAAGTGAGCCGTCGTTAATTATACAAGCTGCTGGAAAAGCTCAACGGGCAGTTGATTATATATTAAATGTGACGTTTGAACAGGAAGCATGA
- a CDS encoding Spo0E family sporulation regulatory protein-aspartic acid phosphatase: MELKELGYLIEQERCILNMLAQRYGVLDQRTLAKSEEIDIMVSEYNRQRMQLGQKKNSI; encoded by the coding sequence TTGGAATTGAAAGAGTTAGGTTATTTGATTGAACAGGAACGCTGTATTTTAAATATGTTGGCTCAACGTTATGGAGTTTTGGATCAGCGTACATTGGCTAAGTCTGAAGAAATTGATATTATGGTGAGTGAATATAACAGGCAGCGGATGCAGTTAGGGCAGAAGAAAAATAGTATTTAA
- a CDS encoding XRE family transcriptional regulator, with protein MAVNHNEAFKLFEQLPESAQQSTVDFMKFLSIQGRPDWDDIARMEPDDLPLSEEEERQLADQGGFITGEDAKREFNLQVDLP; from the coding sequence ATGGCTGTAAATCATAACGAAGCATTTAAATTGTTCGAGCAGTTGCCAGAAAGCGCGCAGCAATCGACTGTTGACTTTATGAAATTTCTATCGATCCAAGGCCGTCCGGACTGGGATGACATTGCGCGAATGGAGCCCGATGACCTTCCACTTAGTGAAGAAGAAGAACGGCAGTTGGCCGATCAAGGAGGGTTTATCACGGGGGAGGACGCGAAGCGTGAGTTCAACCTTCAAGTTGATTTACCATAA
- a CDS encoding type II toxin-antitoxin system RelE family toxin, with the protein MSSTFKLIYHKRSLKFLEKQEMAVQQRIAKALTGLTVRPPIGDIKPLQGRGSLMRLRVGTYRVVFEVNISEETVYIWTIDNRGDVY; encoded by the coding sequence GTGAGTTCAACCTTCAAGTTGATTTACCATAAACGGTCCTTAAAATTTTTAGAGAAACAAGAGATGGCTGTTCAACAGCGGATCGCCAAAGCGCTAACCGGGCTTACGGTTCGTCCGCCGATCGGTGACATTAAACCACTGCAGGGCCGGGGAAGTCTGATGCGCCTGCGAGTAGGTACGTACCGAGTCGTATTTGAAGTGAACATAAGTGAAGAAACCGTCTATATTTGGACGATTGATAATCGTGGCGATGTCTATTAG
- a CDS encoding M48 family metalloprotease, which translates to MICIIRVFDKEYKESLSWGKGYVRYGKGRIKTASVLLMSMFSSSIVIIALSLGTWIYIFPIFIALQLIISTYNLMTYRGKYLKRDNVRQIGFADNKSFVGSDREKQVYLFVLELADKLNLKSLPKVAIEHINVMNAYAIGSSRNKGLIIITSATMQHMSMNTILSTVSHEMAHIVNGDCVRQMIVNNMAYAASILLGIPIKIVTWPIAVTIEEWLGINYISYLIQFIFGILVDYVLMSVMNLFVLAYSRRREFRADLLEAKILGRDIAIAAINEWSAIGNPHTKVENATMAFIGNLKRFDIFSTHPSWKRRKEYIERKLRKYDGNLMNKS; encoded by the coding sequence ATGATTTGTATAATTAGAGTATTCGATAAAGAATATAAAGAAAGTCTATCTTGGGGCAAAGGATATGTAAGATACGGTAAGGGGAGAATTAAAACTGCATCTGTATTATTAATGTCCATGTTTAGTTCCTCAATCGTTATAATTGCTCTCTCACTTGGAACCTGGATCTATATATTTCCAATATTTATAGCTCTACAATTAATAATTTCTACATATAATTTAATGACTTATAGAGGTAAATACTTAAAGAGAGACAATGTTAGGCAGATTGGATTCGCTGATAATAAAAGTTTTGTTGGTTCTGACCGAGAAAAACAAGTTTATCTATTTGTGTTAGAGCTTGCGGATAAACTTAATCTAAAGAGTCTCCCGAAAGTTGCTATTGAGCATATAAATGTGATGAATGCATATGCGATTGGTTCATCTAGAAATAAAGGGCTAATAATAATAACATCTGCAACTATGCAGCATATGTCAATGAATACAATATTATCAACGGTTTCACACGAAATGGCTCATATAGTGAATGGTGATTGTGTGAGACAGATGATTGTGAATAATATGGCGTATGCAGCATCTATATTATTAGGAATTCCCATTAAGATTGTAACATGGCCAATTGCAGTGACCATCGAAGAGTGGTTAGGTATTAATTATATCTCATATTTGATTCAATTTATTTTTGGCATATTAGTCGATTATGTTCTAATGTCTGTTATGAATTTATTCGTTTTAGCTTATTCCAGAAGAAGAGAGTTCAGGGCAGACTTGCTAGAGGCGAAAATATTGGGAAGAGATATAGCAATTGCAGCAATTAATGAATGGAGTGCTATTGGCAATCCTCATACAAAGGTTGAGAATGCAACCATGGCATTCATTGGTAATTTAAAGCGTTTTGATATTTTTTCAACTCATCCAAGCTGGAAGCGTCGTAAAGAATATATTGAAAGAAAGCTACGGAAATATGACGGCAACTTAATGAATAAGTCATAA
- a CDS encoding plasmid segregation protein ParM domain-containing protein codes for MVIFSLDLGNKQVKLVSEKTLEIKREAEASGKKNSDKSIVESIGAKVLPSHFLDYDDLGDQRTAIASDKPLQLDKYTSGTDKDFSYAWGNDLHLVHAEDKFISTIGFENRYKKHEFRLLTDFSLAELARDYEEAKTGILEVIVSTGVPTDDFNGTAVQDITQTLLGDHNITVNNESLNIRVKEVHVNPQPVGTAYNEVLDFEGYVREENASLLDEQVVVVDIGGGTLLIDTLKNMNLSNPRNQKPTGAYEIYDRVVNLATDAGIKGITSFEVERILREGNTSEGYFFRPNKNESFPITAYVNKAIIKFTREVLNTINTTLKGSLRVDTMLFTGGGSNLIKQEDIKEQYKYSKFVADSEIANVLGFYKYAKALVTTRSE; via the coding sequence ATGGTGATTTTTTCGCTAGATTTAGGTAACAAACAAGTTAAATTGGTATCCGAGAAAACGCTAGAGATCAAGAGGGAAGCTGAAGCTTCTGGTAAAAAGAACAGTGATAAAAGTATCGTCGAATCAATCGGGGCGAAAGTGTTACCATCACACTTTTTGGATTATGATGATCTTGGAGATCAACGTACAGCTATAGCATCGGATAAACCTTTACAACTTGATAAGTACACATCAGGTACAGATAAGGATTTCTCCTATGCCTGGGGTAACGATTTACACTTGGTACATGCGGAAGATAAGTTTATAAGCACGATCGGCTTCGAAAATAGGTACAAAAAGCACGAATTCCGCTTACTAACGGATTTTTCGCTTGCCGAACTAGCACGGGATTATGAAGAAGCTAAAACGGGGATATTAGAGGTTATTGTTTCTACAGGAGTTCCTACAGATGACTTTAACGGAACAGCTGTTCAAGATATTACTCAAACGCTTCTAGGTGATCATAATATTACTGTAAACAATGAGAGTTTAAATATTCGTGTCAAAGAAGTACATGTCAATCCACAGCCTGTTGGAACAGCTTATAATGAAGTATTGGATTTTGAAGGATATGTAAGAGAAGAGAATGCGAGCTTACTTGATGAACAGGTTGTTGTCGTAGATATTGGAGGCGGCACACTACTTATAGATACTCTAAAAAATATGAATTTGAGTAACCCTCGAAATCAAAAACCTACAGGGGCATATGAGATATATGACCGAGTTGTTAACCTAGCCACTGATGCCGGAATAAAGGGGATTACATCATTCGAGGTAGAACGTATTTTAAGAGAAGGAAATACCTCAGAAGGGTACTTCTTCAGACCCAATAAAAACGAATCTTTCCCTATTACAGCATACGTTAACAAAGCTATTATTAAATTCACTAGAGAAGTTCTTAACACTATAAATACCACTCTTAAGGGAAGTCTTAGAGTAGATACTATGTTATTTACCGGCGGTGGCTCAAATCTAATCAAACAAGAAGATATAAAAGAACAATACAAGTATTCAAAATTCGTTGCAGACTCAGAAATTGCTAATGTTTTAGGTTTTTACAAGTATGCTAAAGCTTTGGTTACAACTAGATCGGAGTGA
- a CDS encoding ParA family protein translates to MSIIYAVSANKGGVGKTSFVTNMAAAIVQKQPKVRVLIVDTDAQGNASLAFGKNPKSYEDTIYDVLTGGKNIEDIVVNLAERLDLLPSNVDMDFLDFDVLTNQDKYKKPFHLLKDPLDRIKDNYDYIFIDTPPAMGLTAGNVLVAADRVIIPFSPETFAVSGIVRVIDAINDFRQKQNPNLEIDGIVGMMVDSRTVLHSEMLAKARQYCDQHEHHMYTTIIPRSIRFASATAYDGIPAVMSDANNSIVAAYFELMEEVLAHGQK, encoded by the coding sequence GTGAGTATTATTTACGCAGTTTCAGCGAATAAAGGTGGCGTGGGGAAAACAAGTTTTGTTACAAATATGGCTGCTGCTATTGTACAAAAGCAACCAAAGGTTCGTGTTTTGATTGTTGATACAGATGCTCAAGGGAATGCATCACTGGCTTTTGGAAAGAATCCTAAAAGTTACGAAGATACAATATATGATGTATTAACTGGTGGGAAGAACATTGAGGATATAGTCGTTAATTTAGCCGAACGCTTAGATCTACTCCCTTCCAATGTGGATATGGATTTTTTAGATTTTGATGTACTAACAAACCAAGATAAGTATAAGAAGCCATTCCATCTATTGAAAGATCCATTAGATCGTATCAAGGATAATTATGATTATATTTTTATTGATACTCCGCCAGCAATGGGTCTTACTGCTGGTAATGTGTTGGTAGCTGCAGATCGTGTGATCATCCCCTTTTCACCGGAAACCTTTGCTGTATCCGGGATTGTAAGGGTTATCGATGCAATTAATGATTTCCGCCAGAAACAAAACCCGAACCTTGAAATTGATGGCATTGTCGGAATGATGGTGGATTCTAGAACGGTCCTACACTCTGAAATGTTAGCTAAGGCACGACAATATTGCGATCAACATGAACATCATATGTACACTACAATTATCCCTAGATCTATTCGTTTTGCTAGTGCTACCGCTTATGATGGTATACCTGCAGTGATGTCTGATGCAAATAATTCGATAGTAGCTGCTTATTTTGAATTAATGGAGGAGGTTTTAGCTCATGGCCAGAAATAA